GTATAGTATTTAATAAATATGGCTTAATACCTATAAAAGACAAAATGAGTAAATGTGCAATAGTTGAATTTTTGAGTTACATTACTAGCCATGTAGTGTCTTTGCTAAATTTGCGAGCAGTTAGCGCGAGTTTACTGAAGCTCTTCGTATTTTCTTGCAACATGTTCTACTGATCGTTTTAAGTCTTCTAGCTCTTGAAGAGCATGATCTCTATACGGTTCTTTCATATCTGAGATTTGTATTAGCCCTTCAATCCGGCAGATAGAGCCTAAGAAACGACTGTGGTGCAGATCGTGAATAATGTCTTCGCACTCAGCTTTATAATCGTATCCGGGCCTTACGTAGTTTTGTATATAAAAAAGGAAAGCGGCCAGCAGCATGGTTATAATAGCAGTCACCAATATTTCAAAACTAAGTGGAGTTGTATCGGTCAGGGGAAGTGTACCAAACGACATAAAAACCCCGTAAGCTACTAATGTTAAAGCTAAAAGCTGAAGACCTAAGTCTTTTCGCCCTACAATTAAAAACCAGGCTACTCCAATCATTACAAAAATGAACTGGGTAGCAAATGTAAAGATAAATACATCCAGGTATTCGTAGTGTCGAAATGGAATATCCGCCGGTATTACCTTCCATAGGTTACCCACTACCGGAATCATAGCTACCAAAAGAAAGGCGGCACGCTTTCTTTTATCATTGAAAGTAAACTTAAGACTAGCCTGAACATAGGTCCAGGGAAACAATACGGTTCGTGCGGTTTTAACTTCCATAATTTTACCGATTAATTAAATCACTAAATTACTCACATTAACTGCCTGATGGATAATAAAAATAGAAAAAAAATATTAATAATTTCACTAAAACACCAAAATTGGAATCTACTAAAATAGTATTTGTACTAATATTGAATCACTATAGTGCTTTTAGTAGGCAGGCACTGGACAATCCTCCTGTGGAGAAGGGAATAGGGGGGCGAATCTTTCTAAGAAAGTGGACTAATCAACCAATATTGGTATTGTATTAACTGTTCCGTACAAGAGTGGAGAGTCTTAACCGACACTCTAGACTATTCTTTAGCAGAAGATGTATTCGTTCTATTAAATTCATGCTAAGAAGCTGTTTTGAAACTTCTCACTGACCGAAAATACCACTTCTACTTATTTTTCTTTTCTAGCCACCAGTCAAGTCGGGTTTCGGGTTTGTAATTGGTTGGCTTAGGTTTGCTTTCTGCCCGTTCAATCTTTAGTTCGTTCAGATTGGCAACGACCGACCAAATTGTGCCAAACTTTTCCTTTTTCAGATCTAGGCAAACGCATTTGTCTGATAATATTTCTTTGGCTTGGGATAAATCCATTGTTTGAGTAGCTGCTAAACGATCTTGCAGGCTACTATATCTTTCCGCACTTTTGCTCCATTCTACGCCACCTCGGTCAAAGGCTTTCATGTCGGGAGTAATGAACTGATTGGTGATGTAAATGAAACGTTCGTCTTTCGTTGGCCGCCTAACTACTTTCTTTTGCGGTGCCGATTCTACTACGGCAATGTCACCCGATTGGTCAGCAAGTAGAAAGTTATTGGCTGACGACACCTTGGCCTGCTGGATAATTTCTATTGCCTGTTCGGTAGTGCTACAGTTTTCCAATACCTTTCTTACCACAAAGTGGAATCCCACGCCGGGTTGTACTTTCGTTCCGTTGACAAACGACATGGCTACGGAAAGGCCCTTCTCATTTATTCCGTCGGAGCGACCGATGAAAACATCTGATTGACTGATGTAGGCGTATTTATCTTGGGGGGCGATGAGGCTGCTTTCGGTAAACTTTTTGAAATCAAAAAGCATATCGTAATTTCTTCCGACGATTGTGGTGTCATCGTTGCGGAAAGCGAGTACGCTACATTGCCCAGTAGTATCAAAAATACCGATGCTCAGGAGAAAGGCTCCTAGTTTTTCAGGTGTATCGTTAATTCCTTTGGCAAATCCTTTAATTTCTTCAACTACTTCGGGATAGAATGATTGCAGCTCATAGTAGGATTCTATTCCGAAGTCCTTTTTTTCTTTAGATATTTTCGGGATTACAAAACCAGCTTTATCGTAGAGCAGCTTTCCGTACTTTAATCCCATTTCGTGAAACTCTCCGTATAGTCTTGGGTGGTACATGCTAAGTTGTTTTAGTTTGAAGGTTAAGGTTAAAAATTGACACCTAGTACTAGCTCTACTCCTATATCTCTTCGGTATACTTTAGACGTCTCAATTTGCTGAAAGAAGTCTGCCCCAAACACAATACCTCGTCTTTCCCACGGAATAATTCGCAGCCCCTGACTGGCTCCAACCCCAATCACGAAGT
This region of Tunicatimonas pelagia genomic DNA includes:
- a CDS encoding C45 family peptidase, which translates into the protein MYHPRLYGEFHEMGLKYGKLLYDKAGFVIPKISKEKKDFGIESYYELQSFYPEVVEEIKGFAKGINDTPEKLGAFLLSIGIFDTTGQCSVLAFRNDDTTIVGRNYDMLFDFKKFTESSLIAPQDKYAYISQSDVFIGRSDGINEKGLSVAMSFVNGTKVQPGVGFHFVVRKVLENCSTTEQAIEIIQQAKVSSANNFLLADQSGDIAVVESAPQKKVVRRPTKDERFIYITNQFITPDMKAFDRGGVEWSKSAERYSSLQDRLAATQTMDLSQAKEILSDKCVCLDLKKEKFGTIWSVVANLNELKIERAESKPKPTNYKPETRLDWWLEKKNK